From the genome of Variovorax sp. RA8, one region includes:
- a CDS encoding sensor histidine kinase, with translation MSKDSRAGVGRSSAASRARAIRWAIGVSAFLVTAVGLVLMFLLAQSTNNRELYERNYARLFGINVVVATVLVLVIGWVAFRLLRRLRQGKFGSRLLIKLAAIFALVGVVPGVLVYVVSYQFVARSIESWFDVKVEGALDAGLNLGRATLDSLSDDLVSKVRGASSQLADVPDTSAGLVLERIRDQLGATDVVLWTASGQLIAGAGTSRFQLNPERPSPQQLRQVRADRAIAHIEGLDESPGPGVTQPPPASVRALALVQRPGFDFSTEPRFLQVVQPLPPAVVANALAVQEANREYQERALAREGLRRMYIGTLTLTLFLAVFGAVLLAVLFGTQLARPLLVLADGVRQVAGGDLRPTAVVQGRDELGGLTRSFAVMTQQLADARAAVEKTLGELDAARANLQTILDNLTSGVMVLDKNGVVLSTNPGATRVLRAPLAAYEGQRLVDVPGLAEFGQAVQQQFDDFEVERLQHGLDHWQHAFELHTSGEGLSQDAVNIVARGAQLPGEARLLVFDDISEIVSAQRAQAWGEVARRLAHEIKNPLTPIQLSAERLEMKLSGKVAPAEEAILVKSVRTIVDQVDAMKRLVNEFRDYARLPAADLKAVDLNALVSDVLQLYAAENAPIALRCELDERCPPIRADAQQIRQVIHNLLQNAQDAAEAAAHGTGRPGEVVIRTRLADSGQRVRLTVQDSGPGFAENILKRAFEPYVTTKTKGTGLGLAVVKKIADEHGARIELSNRIVDGAVAGAQVSLSFVLAGEAQGALAHAKDSTSPVA, from the coding sequence GTGAGCAAGGACTCTCGGGCAGGCGTCGGCAGATCGTCGGCAGCAAGCCGCGCCCGCGCCATACGCTGGGCCATCGGCGTCAGCGCTTTCCTGGTCACGGCGGTCGGGCTGGTATTGATGTTCCTGTTGGCGCAGTCCACCAACAATCGGGAACTCTACGAGCGCAACTACGCGCGTCTGTTCGGCATCAACGTGGTCGTGGCGACGGTGCTCGTGCTGGTCATCGGCTGGGTTGCCTTCCGCCTGCTGCGGCGGTTGCGCCAAGGCAAGTTCGGCAGCCGCCTGCTGATCAAGCTGGCCGCCATCTTCGCGCTGGTGGGCGTGGTGCCCGGGGTGCTCGTATACGTGGTCTCCTACCAGTTCGTGGCGCGCTCGATCGAGAGCTGGTTCGACGTCAAGGTCGAGGGTGCGCTGGACGCCGGCCTGAACCTGGGACGCGCCACCCTGGACTCGCTGTCCGACGACCTCGTGAGCAAGGTGCGCGGCGCCAGCAGCCAGCTTGCCGACGTGCCTGACACCAGCGCCGGGCTGGTGCTCGAGCGCATTCGCGATCAGCTGGGTGCTACCGACGTGGTGCTGTGGACCGCCTCCGGGCAACTGATCGCCGGGGCGGGCACCTCGCGCTTCCAGCTCAACCCCGAGCGGCCCTCGCCGCAGCAGTTGCGCCAGGTGCGTGCCGATCGCGCCATCGCTCACATCGAAGGGCTGGACGAGAGCCCCGGCCCCGGCGTGACGCAGCCGCCGCCGGCCAGCGTGCGGGCGCTCGCGCTGGTGCAGCGCCCCGGCTTCGACTTCAGCACCGAGCCACGCTTCCTGCAGGTCGTCCAGCCGCTGCCGCCCGCGGTGGTGGCCAATGCGCTCGCTGTGCAGGAGGCGAATCGCGAGTACCAGGAGCGGGCGCTGGCGCGCGAAGGTTTGCGCCGCATGTACATCGGCACCCTGACCCTGACGCTTTTCCTCGCCGTGTTCGGTGCGGTGCTGCTCGCGGTGCTGTTCGGTACCCAGCTCGCGCGGCCGCTGCTCGTGCTGGCCGACGGCGTGCGGCAGGTGGCCGGCGGCGACCTTCGGCCCACCGCCGTGGTCCAGGGCCGGGACGAGCTCGGCGGGCTCACGCGCTCCTTCGCGGTCATGACCCAGCAGCTGGCCGACGCGCGCGCGGCGGTCGAGAAGACCCTGGGCGAGCTCGATGCGGCGCGTGCCAACCTGCAGACCATCCTCGACAACCTGACCTCCGGCGTGATGGTGCTGGACAAGAATGGCGTCGTGCTGTCCACCAATCCGGGCGCCACGCGCGTGCTGCGCGCGCCGCTCGCGGCCTACGAAGGTCAGCGGCTGGTCGATGTGCCCGGCCTGGCCGAATTCGGGCAGGCCGTGCAACAGCAGTTCGACGATTTCGAGGTCGAGCGCCTGCAGCACGGCCTCGATCACTGGCAGCATGCCTTCGAGCTGCACACCAGCGGGGAGGGCCTGTCGCAAGACGCGGTCAACATCGTTGCGCGCGGCGCGCAACTGCCGGGCGAGGCGCGGCTGCTGGTGTTCGACGACATCTCCGAGATCGTGTCGGCCCAGCGGGCCCAGGCCTGGGGCGAGGTGGCGCGTCGCCTGGCGCACGAGATCAAGAACCCGCTCACGCCGATCCAACTGTCGGCCGAGCGCCTCGAGATGAAGCTCAGCGGCAAGGTCGCGCCGGCCGAGGAGGCGATACTGGTCAAGTCGGTCCGGACCATCGTCGACCAGGTCGACGCGATGAAGCGGCTGGTCAACGAGTTCCGCGACTATGCGCGGCTGCCGGCGGCGGACCTGAAGGCGGTCGACCTCAACGCGCTGGTCTCCGACGTACTCCAGCTCTATGCTGCCGAGAACGCACCCATCGCGCTGCGCTGCGAGCTCGACGAGCGCTGTCCGCCGATCCGCGCCGATGCGCAGCAGATCCGGCAGGTCATTCACAACCTGTTGCAAAACGCGCAGGACGCCGCGGAGGCCGCGGCCCACGGGACCGGGCGCCCCGGCGAGGTCGTCATCCGTACGCGGCTGGCCGACTCGGGCCAGCGCGTGCGCCTCACGGTGCAAGACAGCGGGCCTGGCTTCGCCGAGAACATCCTCAAGCGCGCCTTCGAGCCCTACGTCACGACCAAGACGAAGGGCACCGGCCTCGGGCTTGCCGTGGTCAAGAAGATTGCCGACGAGCACGGCGCGCGCATCGAACTTTCCAACCGCATCGTTGACGGGGCTGTGGCTGGTGCGCAAGTCTCGTTATCATTCGTTTTGGCTGGTGAGGCGCAGGGAGCGCTCGCTCACGCCAAGGATTCGACGTCGCCCGTCGCTTGA
- a CDS encoding DUF4390 domain-containing protein: protein MGWLATLLALACFLACWSVPAPAQSGKSATVSQLKLEQADDGVYLNAQVQFELPNLVEEVLEKGIAIYFVAEAELYRERWYWTDQKVAQAARHMRLAYQPLTRRWRLNVSPVPITNSGFGVSLNQNFDTLSEALDGVRRVARLRLGDISEIGDEGAHPVTFRFRLDTSQLPRPFQIGVVGQADWNISVERSARLSLEKAK, encoded by the coding sequence ATGGGATGGCTGGCGACCCTGCTCGCGCTGGCCTGCTTCCTGGCCTGCTGGTCGGTGCCCGCGCCAGCCCAGTCCGGAAAGAGTGCCACCGTGAGTCAGCTGAAGCTCGAACAGGCAGACGATGGCGTCTACCTCAACGCCCAGGTGCAGTTCGAACTGCCCAACCTGGTCGAGGAGGTGCTCGAGAAGGGCATCGCGATCTATTTCGTCGCCGAGGCCGAGCTCTATCGCGAGCGCTGGTACTGGACCGATCAGAAAGTGGCCCAGGCGGCGCGCCACATGCGGCTCGCCTACCAGCCGCTCACCCGGCGCTGGCGGCTCAACGTCTCGCCGGTTCCGATCACCAATTCGGGCTTCGGCGTGTCGCTGAACCAGAACTTCGATACCCTGTCGGAAGCGCTCGACGGCGTGCGGCGCGTGGCCCGGTTGCGGCTGGGCGACATCTCCGAAATCGGCGACGAGGGCGCCCACCCGGTGACTTTCCGCTTCCGCCTGGACACCTCGCAACTGCCGCGGCCCTTCCAGATCGGCGTGGTCGGCCAAGCCGACTGGAACATCTCTGTCGAGCGCAGCGCACGCTTGTCGCTGGAGAAGGCGAAGTGA
- the rsmB gene encoding 16S rRNA (cytosine(967)-C(5))-methyltransferase RsmB yields MSDSSDPLHTAQPFAPPLWRQLQLTAVALAAIRGGVSGTVAFEAVPPALRPGVQALGFQVLRWLGRAEALRRQLAKRTPPPAADALLCTALALAWDAAQAPYEPFTLVDQTVEAAKRNPGTRAQASFVNACLRRFLREREELVAATDREPVAQWNHPRWWIERLRRDHPRDWQRILAADNTQAPLTLRVNTRQGDRPSYQAALAVAGLQAVPVGAAGLQLLRARPVQELPGFAEGYCSVQDAAAQLAAPLLLEGLLGAAQGAGPLRVLDACAAPGGKTAHLLELAGPDAIELTALEVDAVRSRRIDETLARLGLSAKVVVADAGRPKDWWDGQAFDAILLDAPCTASGIVRRHPDVRWLRRESDTERLALLQAMLLAALWPLVREGGRLLYCTCSVFKEEGVHQIDAFLAHNTDARLLPSPGHLLPQSGEIARGVPDNALGDHDGFFYALLEKQAPR; encoded by the coding sequence TTGTCAGACTCTTCAGATCCTCTTCACACGGCGCAGCCCTTCGCGCCCCCCCTCTGGCGCCAGCTGCAGCTCACCGCTGTCGCGCTCGCCGCGATCCGCGGCGGCGTTTCCGGCACCGTGGCCTTCGAAGCCGTCCCGCCGGCCCTGCGGCCGGGGGTGCAGGCCCTGGGCTTCCAGGTGCTGCGCTGGCTCGGGCGGGCCGAAGCCCTGCGCCGGCAACTGGCCAAGCGCACGCCGCCGCCGGCTGCCGATGCCTTGCTTTGCACCGCCCTTGCCCTGGCCTGGGATGCCGCGCAGGCGCCCTACGAGCCTTTCACCCTGGTCGACCAGACGGTCGAGGCCGCCAAGCGCAATCCCGGGACGCGTGCACAGGCCAGCTTCGTCAACGCTTGCCTGCGCCGCTTCCTGCGGGAACGGGAGGAGCTGGTGGCCGCCACCGACCGCGAGCCCGTCGCGCAGTGGAACCATCCGCGCTGGTGGATCGAGCGGCTCCGGCGCGACCACCCGCGCGACTGGCAGCGCATTCTGGCCGCGGACAACACGCAGGCGCCGTTGACGCTGCGGGTCAATACCCGCCAGGGAGACCGACCCTCGTATCAGGCGGCACTGGCGGTCGCCGGCCTGCAGGCAGTCCCGGTGGGCGCCGCCGGACTGCAGCTGCTGCGCGCCCGGCCGGTGCAGGAGCTGCCGGGCTTCGCCGAGGGGTATTGCTCGGTGCAGGACGCCGCCGCCCAACTCGCCGCGCCGCTGCTGCTCGAGGGCCTGCTCGGCGCCGCCCAGGGGGCCGGACCCCTGCGAGTGCTCGACGCCTGTGCGGCGCCCGGCGGCAAGACCGCCCACCTGCTCGAACTGGCCGGGCCCGACGCCATCGAACTCACCGCGCTGGAGGTCGATGCCGTGCGCAGCCGACGCATCGACGAGACCCTCGCCCGGCTCGGCTTGAGCGCCAAGGTCGTCGTGGCCGATGCCGGCCGGCCGAAGGACTGGTGGGACGGCCAGGCCTTCGATGCCATCCTGCTCGACGCACCCTGCACCGCCTCCGGCATCGTGCGCCGGCACCCCGATGTGCGCTGGCTGCGCCGCGAGAGCGACACCGAGCGGCTGGCGCTGCTGCAGGCCATGCTGCTGGCGGCCCTCTGGCCCCTGGTGCGGGAGGGCGGACGCCTGCTCTACTGCACCTGTTCGGTCTTCAAGGAGGAGGGCGTGCACCAGATCGATGCGTTCCTTGCGCACAACACCGACGCCCGTTTGCTGCCCTCGCCAGGGCATTTGCTGCCGCAAAGCGGGGAGATTGCCCGTGGCGTCCCGGACAATGCCTTGGGTGATCACGACGGCTTCTTCTACGCTTTGCTTGAGAAACAGGCGCCCCGCTGA
- a CDS encoding LemA family protein, with protein MPDSLPWWILGAVALFWFIGAYNRIVRLRSGALQAYATLDVALVRQLDFVQARLAEELAPPQGSSGMQREDTGLKASAGQLVTLLAATRLKPLDPARIGALATALHVMLSTWQRLHPDAVVSFEADGTLSRPAPLNGRDEGAPAPMAWPEPSAAAEIARNQFNQAVEQYNAAIGQFPALLVAWIMQLRPAAPLR; from the coding sequence ATGCCCGATTCGCTCCCGTGGTGGATCCTCGGCGCGGTGGCGCTGTTTTGGTTCATCGGCGCCTACAACCGCATCGTGCGACTCCGTTCAGGGGCGCTGCAGGCCTATGCGACGCTCGACGTGGCGCTGGTGCGCCAGCTCGATTTCGTCCAGGCGCGCCTTGCCGAGGAGCTCGCGCCGCCGCAGGGCTCGTCCGGTATGCAACGTGAGGACACCGGGCTGAAGGCGTCCGCCGGCCAGCTCGTCACGCTGCTGGCCGCCACGCGCCTCAAACCGCTGGACCCTGCTCGCATCGGGGCCCTGGCGACCGCGTTGCACGTGATGCTGAGCACCTGGCAGCGGCTGCATCCCGACGCGGTGGTCAGCTTCGAGGCCGACGGGACCCTGTCGCGGCCCGCCCCGCTCAATGGCCGGGACGAGGGCGCTCCCGCGCCCATGGCCTGGCCCGAGCCCTCGGCCGCCGCCGAGATCGCGCGCAACCAGTTCAACCAGGCGGTGGAACAGTACAACGCGGCCATCGGCCAGTTCCCGGCGCTGCTGGTGGCGTGGATCATGCAGCTGCGACCGGCAGCGCCTTTGCGCTGA